One window from the genome of Streptomyces sp. NBC_01476 encodes:
- the rplV gene encoding 50S ribosomal protein L22: MEARAQARYIRVTPMKARRVVDLIRGMDATEAQAVLRFTPQAASVPVGKVLDSAIANAAHNYDHTDPETLFVSEAYVDEGPTLKRFRPRAQGRAYRIRKRTSHITVVLASKEGTR; encoded by the coding sequence ATGGAAGCCAGGGCCCAGGCGCGGTACATCCGCGTCACGCCCATGAAGGCCCGCCGCGTGGTGGACCTCATCCGTGGCATGGATGCCACGGAGGCTCAGGCGGTCCTGCGTTTCACCCCGCAGGCCGCGAGCGTGCCGGTCGGCAAGGTGCTCGACAGCGCCATTGCCAACGCCGCACACAACTACGACCACACGGACCCCGAGACGCTGTTCGTCAGCGAGGCGTACGTGGACGAGGGCCCGACCCTCAAGCGTTTCCGTCCGCGGGCCCAGGGCCGCGCGTACCGGATCCGCAAGCGGACCAGTCACATCACCGTGGTCCTCGCCAGCAAGGAAGGGACCCGGTAA
- the rplB gene encoding 50S ribosomal protein L2 has protein sequence MGIRKYKPTTPGRRGSSVADFVEITRSTPEKSLVRPLHSKGGRNNAGRVTVRHQGGGHKRAYRVIDFRRHDKDGVPAKVAHIEYDPNRTARIALLHYADGEKRYILAPARLQQGDRIENGANADIKPGNNLPLRNIPVGTTIHAIELRPGGGAKISRSAGASVQLLAKEGNMATLRMPSGEVRMVDVRCRATIGEVGNAEQSNINWGKAGRMRWKGVRPTVRGVAMNPVDHPHGGGEGKTSGGRHPVSPWGQKEGRTRSPKKASSKYIVRRRKSNKKR, from the coding sequence ATGGGTATCCGCAAGTACAAGCCGACGACCCCGGGCCGTCGTGGCTCCAGTGTCGCCGACTTCGTCGAAATCACGCGGTCCACGCCGGAGAAGTCGCTGGTCCGCCCGCTGCACAGCAAGGGCGGCCGTAACAACGCCGGTCGTGTGACCGTTCGCCACCAAGGTGGTGGCCACAAGCGCGCCTACCGTGTCATCGACTTCCGTCGGCACGACAAGGACGGCGTGCCCGCCAAGGTCGCGCACATCGAGTACGACCCCAACCGCACCGCGCGCATCGCGCTGCTGCACTACGCGGACGGCGAGAAGCGCTACATCCTCGCCCCCGCCCGCCTGCAGCAGGGCGACCGGATCGAGAACGGCGCCAACGCCGACATCAAGCCGGGCAACAACCTGCCGCTGCGCAACATCCCGGTGGGTACCACGATCCACGCGATCGAGCTGCGGCCCGGTGGCGGCGCGAAGATCTCCCGCTCCGCGGGTGCTTCGGTCCAGCTGCTGGCGAAGGAAGGCAACATGGCCACCCTTCGCATGCCGTCCGGCGAGGTCCGGATGGTCGACGTCCGCTGCCGCGCCACCATCGGCGAGGTCGGCAACGCCGAGCAGTCCAACATCAACTGGGGCAAGGCCGGCCGGATGCGGTGGAAGGGCGTACGCCCGACCGTCCGCGGTGTGGCCATGAACCCGGTGGACCACCCGCACGGTGGTGGTGAGGGCAAGACCTCCGGTGGTCGCCACCCGGTCTCCCCGTGGGGTCAGAAGGAAGGTCGTACTCGTTCGCCGAAGAAGGCGAGCAGCAAGTACATCGTCCGCCGCCGCAAGTCGAACAAGAAGCGCTAG
- the rpsJ gene encoding 30S ribosomal protein S10, with translation MAGQKIRIRLKAYDHEVIDSSAKKIVETVTRTGAQVAGPVPLPTEKNVYCVIKSPHKYKDSREHFEMRTHKRLIDILDPTPKTVDSLMRLDLPAGVDIEIKL, from the coding sequence ATGGCGGGACAGAAGATCCGCATCCGGCTCAAGGCCTACGACCACGAGGTCATCGACTCCTCGGCGAAGAAGATCGTCGAGACGGTGACGCGTACTGGTGCGCAGGTCGCGGGCCCGGTGCCGCTGCCCACTGAGAAGAACGTGTACTGCGTCATCAAGTCGCCGCACAAGTACAAGGACTCGCGCGAGCACTTCGAGATGCGCACGCACAAGCGCCTGATCGACATCCTCGACCCGACGCCCAAGACCGTTGACTCGTTGATGCGCCTGGACCTGCCGGCCGGCGTTGACATCGAGATCAAGCTCTGA
- a CDS encoding malectin domain-containing carbohydrate-binding protein: MRNKDAWKSRSTVRNPVAVLTVAAALAAVGLAGAGTAQADPVAPGVSVDIGGSGDGGTFVADTYGTGGIPDTKPDSVASLPNWGPTVAHPIPAAVWNTSRFTESSYSVPGLTPGATYQLRLYFLDWYYQQAGKRVFDVAVDGATVLTDFDITGTAQARGADGQESFGVEEDFPVTVPADGTVTVDFIRGAENQPQVNALVIVPADS, encoded by the coding sequence ATGCGGAACAAGGACGCCTGGAAGTCAAGGAGCACGGTGCGCAACCCGGTCGCGGTGTTAACGGTCGCGGCGGCGCTGGCGGCCGTCGGGCTGGCCGGAGCCGGCACGGCGCAGGCCGACCCGGTCGCGCCCGGTGTGTCGGTCGACATCGGCGGCAGCGGGGACGGCGGCACCTTCGTCGCCGACACCTACGGCACCGGGGGCATCCCCGACACCAAGCCGGACAGCGTCGCCAGCCTGCCCAACTGGGGACCGACCGTCGCCCACCCCATCCCGGCGGCGGTCTGGAACACCTCACGCTTCACCGAGTCGAGCTACTCGGTGCCCGGTCTCACGCCGGGCGCGACCTATCAGCTGCGGCTGTACTTCCTGGACTGGTACTACCAGCAGGCCGGCAAGCGGGTCTTCGATGTGGCGGTCGACGGCGCCACGGTGCTGACCGACTTCGACATCACCGGCACCGCCCAGGCCCGCGGGGCCGACGGCCAGGAGTCGTTCGGTGTGGAGGAGGACTTCCCGGTGACGGTGCCGGCCGATGGCACGGTGACCGTCGACTTCATCCGCGGCGCCGAGAACCAGCCGCAGGTCAACGCACTGGTGATCGTGCCGGCCGACTCCTGA
- a CDS encoding family 16 glycosylhydrolase: protein MAAHRARRYSLGGLVLLVAAALVTAVLVSTTGPAARKADAAAAQSWSDEFDGAAGSAPDPAKWTHETGGSGNGNHELEYYTNSTSNASLDGAGHLVITARKNTDAGLSCWNGPCQYTSARLNTASTFTQAYGHFEARIKIPRGQGMWPAFWMMGNDIGNVGWPNNGELDVMENIGKEPGSVHGTIHGPGYSGANGIGAGYTLPGGAAFADDFHTFAVDWSPTAITWSVDGTAYETRTPADAHGNKWVFDHPFFIILNLAVGGDWPGSPDGATAFPQSMTVDYVRATAWNGSSTTTGGSATGGSGTSAPTAPAKSGAIKGIGGMCADVAGGSSADRTPIQLHNCTGNAAQQWTIGSDGTVRALGKCLDVNAASTADGAAVQLYGCNGTKAQQWTYTAAHDLTNTGANKCLDATGNSAADGTRLQIWSCTGGANQKWTVG, encoded by the coding sequence ATGGCTGCACATCGCGCGCGCCGCTACTCGCTCGGCGGACTCGTCCTCCTGGTCGCCGCCGCCCTCGTCACCGCCGTCCTGGTGTCCACCACCGGCCCCGCCGCCCGCAAGGCGGACGCCGCCGCCGCGCAGAGCTGGTCCGACGAGTTCGACGGGGCCGCGGGAAGCGCCCCCGACCCCGCGAAGTGGACCCATGAGACCGGCGGGTCCGGGAACGGCAACCACGAGCTGGAGTACTACACCAACAGCACGAGCAACGCGTCCCTCGACGGCGCCGGGCACCTGGTGATCACCGCCCGCAAGAACACCGACGCCGGCCTCAGCTGCTGGAACGGCCCCTGCCAGTACACCTCGGCCCGGCTCAACACGGCCTCGACCTTCACCCAGGCCTACGGGCACTTCGAGGCCCGGATCAAGATCCCGCGCGGCCAGGGCATGTGGCCGGCCTTCTGGATGATGGGCAACGACATCGGCAACGTCGGCTGGCCGAACAACGGCGAGCTGGACGTGATGGAGAACATCGGCAAGGAGCCGGGCAGCGTCCACGGCACCATCCACGGCCCCGGCTACTCCGGTGCGAACGGCATCGGCGCCGGCTACACCCTGCCCGGCGGCGCGGCCTTCGCGGACGACTTCCACACCTTCGCCGTCGACTGGAGCCCCACCGCGATCACCTGGTCGGTGGACGGGACGGCGTACGAGACCCGCACCCCGGCCGACGCGCACGGCAACAAGTGGGTCTTCGACCACCCGTTCTTCATCATCCTGAACCTGGCGGTCGGCGGTGACTGGCCGGGCTCCCCCGACGGTGCCACCGCGTTCCCGCAGAGCATGACCGTCGACTACGTCCGCGCCACCGCCTGGAACGGCAGCAGCACCACCACCGGCGGCTCGGCCACCGGCGGGTCCGGGACCAGCGCGCCCACCGCCCCGGCCAAGAGCGGCGCGATCAAGGGCATCGGCGGCATGTGCGCCGATGTCGCCGGCGGTTCGTCCGCCGACCGCACCCCGATCCAGCTGCACAACTGCACCGGCAACGCGGCCCAGCAGTGGACCATCGGCTCCGACGGCACCGTCCGGGCGCTCGGCAAGTGCCTGGACGTCAACGCCGCGTCCACCGCCGACGGCGCCGCCGTCCAGCTCTACGGCTGCAACGGCACCAAGGCGCAGCAGTGGACGTACACCGCGGCCCACGACCTGACCAACACCGGCGCCAACAAGTGCCTGGACGCCACCGGCAACTCCGCCGCGGACGGCACCCGGCTGCAGATCTGGTCCTGCACGGGCGGCGCCAACCAGAAGTGGACGGTCGGCTGA
- the rplC gene encoding 50S ribosomal protein L3 — protein MTKQIKGILGEKLGMTQVWDENNRVVPVTVVKAGPNVVTQVRTNDTDGYESVQLAFGEIDPRKVNKPLKGHFAKADVTPRRHLVELRTADAGEYTLGQEITAEVFEAGVKVDVTGKSKGKGFAGVMKRHNFKGLGAGHGVQRKHRSPGSIGGCATPGRVFKGMRMAGRMGNERVTTQNLTVHAVDAEKGLLLIKGAVPGPNGGLVLVRTAAKGA, from the coding sequence ATGACCAAGCAGATCAAGGGCATCCTGGGCGAGAAGCTCGGCATGACCCAGGTCTGGGACGAGAACAACCGTGTCGTCCCGGTGACCGTCGTCAAGGCCGGCCCGAACGTCGTGACCCAGGTGCGTACCAACGACACCGACGGCTACGAGTCGGTCCAGCTCGCCTTCGGCGAGATCGACCCCCGCAAGGTGAACAAGCCGCTCAAGGGCCACTTCGCCAAGGCCGATGTCACCCCCCGCCGCCACCTGGTCGAGCTGCGTACCGCAGACGCCGGTGAGTACACGCTGGGCCAGGAGATCACCGCTGAGGTGTTCGAGGCCGGCGTCAAGGTGGACGTGACCGGCAAGAGCAAGGGCAAGGGCTTCGCCGGTGTCATGAAGCGTCACAACTTCAAGGGCCTGGGCGCCGGACACGGCGTGCAGCGCAAGCACCGTTCGCCGGGCTCCATCGGCGGCTGTGCCACCCCCGGCCGTGTCTTCAAGGGCATGCGCATGGCGGGTCGCATGGGCAACGAGCGCGTGACCACCCAGAACCTGACCGTCCACGCCGTTGACGCGGAGAAGGGCCTGCTGCTCATCAAGGGCGCGGTTCCTGGTCCGAACGGCGGCCTCGTCCTGGTCCGCACCGCGGCCAAGGGGGCCTGA
- the rplW gene encoding 50S ribosomal protein L23 has product MAEQTDTQTDTQTVTDAVVETAITSKTFTDPRDLLIKPVVSEKSYALLDENKYTFVVDPRANKTQIKQAVETVFQVKVTGVNTINRQGKRKRTRTGFGKRSNTKRAIVTLAEGDRIDIFGGPVS; this is encoded by the coding sequence ATGGCCGAGCAGACCGACACGCAGACCGACACGCAGACCGTGACCGACGCCGTGGTCGAGACCGCGATCACCAGCAAGACGTTCACGGACCCCCGTGACCTCTTGATCAAGCCGGTGGTCTCGGAGAAGAGCTACGCGCTGCTCGACGAGAACAAGTACACGTTCGTCGTCGACCCGCGTGCGAACAAGACCCAGATCAAGCAGGCCGTCGAGACGGTCTTCCAGGTCAAGGTCACCGGGGTCAACACGATCAACCGGCAGGGCAAGCGCAAGCGCACCCGCACCGGTTTCGGCAAGCGCTCCAACACCAAGCGCGCCATCGTGACCCTTGCCGAGGGCGACCGCATCGACATCTTCGGCGGCCCGGTCTCCTAA
- the rplD gene encoding 50S ribosomal protein L4, with product MTTVDILSPAGDTTGTVELPAEIFDAKVSIPLIHQVVVAQLAAARQGTHKVKRRGEVRGGGKKPYRQKGTGRARQGSTRAPQFVGGGVVHGPVPRDYSQRTPKKMKAAALRAALTDRARHDRIHVVSGVIEGEAPSTKAARTLFGKISERKNLLLVIERADEAAWLSARNLPQVHILDAGQLNTYDVLVSDDVVFTKAAFDRFVGVPGNGAAETEGSDA from the coding sequence ATGACCACAGTTGACATCCTGTCGCCCGCGGGCGACACCACCGGGACCGTAGAGCTCCCGGCCGAGATCTTCGACGCCAAGGTCAGCATCCCGCTGATCCACCAGGTCGTCGTCGCGCAGCTGGCCGCCGCCCGTCAGGGCACGCACAAGGTCAAGCGTCGTGGCGAGGTCCGCGGTGGTGGCAAGAAGCCGTACCGCCAGAAGGGCACCGGCCGCGCCCGTCAGGGCTCGACCCGCGCTCCGCAGTTCGTCGGCGGTGGCGTCGTGCACGGTCCCGTACCGCGCGACTACTCGCAGCGGACCCCCAAGAAGATGAAGGCCGCCGCGCTGCGCGCCGCCCTCACCGACCGGGCGCGGCACGACCGCATCCACGTGGTGAGCGGCGTCATCGAGGGCGAGGCCCCGTCGACCAAGGCAGCCAGGACGCTGTTCGGCAAGATCAGCGAGCGCAAGAACCTGCTGCTGGTCATCGAGCGTGCCGACGAGGCCGCCTGGCTGTCCGCCCGGAACCTGCCCCAGGTGCACATCCTGGACGCCGGCCAGCTGAACACGTACGACGTGCTCGTCTCCGACGACGTGGTCTTCACCAAGGCCGCCTTCGACCGTTTTGTCGGCGTCCCCGGTAACGGCGCCGCCGAGACCGAAGGGAGCGACGCCTGA
- a CDS encoding glycine--tRNA ligase translates to MLTLQEALLALTRYWTEQGCMVVQPMNTEVGAGTLNPATALRVLGPEPWRVAYVEPSVRPDDSRYGDNPNRLQTHTQFQVVLKPEPGNAQELYLGSLRVLGIDIRAHDVRFVEDNWASPALGAWGLGWEVWLDGLEITQFTYFQQAGGMTLDPVSVEITYGVERIIMALQGVSHFKDIAYAPGISYGEAFGQAEYEMSRYYLDDADIAANRELFTAYAAEADRLVAAGLPVPAHTFVLKCSHTFNVLDARGAISTTERARAFARMRTLTRQIAELWVRRREELAYPLLPAEVPAAAETRPAPVTYPETGAPAPLAFEIGTEEMPPHEVTRTVAAVREQLTARLGESRLEHGEITVVGSPRRVVATVLGVAPREPDYERTERGPRVTGAFDADGAPTRAALGFAASKGIDVQDLQRVTAGGVEYVGVVRQVAGRPATEVLAGILPGIVTGLRAEKNMRWGVAGLTFTRPVRRLLALLGEEVVPFTVATLTAGRTTAVHRTADQPVVEIPSAAGYLDTLAAHGIIADADRRREIITGTAVELAASAGGRIDPEHERALIDEITNLVEQPTPILGGFDPKYLDLPAGVLTTVMKKHQRYLPVRDGDGRLLPYFVTVANGDCDQDAVRRGNEAVLRARYEDAGFFWRQDLGTPLDTMRESLARLTFETRLGSVADRAERIAAVATELADRIGLDEDERETLARAARLAKFDLGSAMVIELSSLAGVMAREYALRAGEPEGVAQALYEMELPRQAGDALPESLPGAVLALADRFDLLAGLFAIGSAPTGSSDPFGLRRAALGVVNILRAHERLAPVTISAGLAVAAGHEPVVPDDAVLAEALDFTVRRFGQQMLERGYAVAEVRAVMPLASSPARAEKSLGQLGELLKDPGFQRLAAALQRVRRIVPAGTEARYDPALFDAAAERGLADAVEKVRVAGGAGAGDLRRFAAEAAPLAAAVDAFFEGVLVMADDAGVRGNRLGLLARVNETAAGVLGWGELTG, encoded by the coding sequence ATGCTGACATTGCAGGAAGCCCTGCTGGCACTGACCCGGTACTGGACCGAGCAGGGCTGCATGGTGGTGCAGCCGATGAACACCGAGGTGGGGGCGGGCACCCTCAATCCGGCCACCGCGCTGCGCGTCCTGGGGCCCGAGCCGTGGCGGGTCGCGTACGTCGAGCCCAGCGTGCGGCCCGACGACAGCCGGTACGGCGACAACCCGAACCGGCTGCAGACGCACACCCAGTTCCAGGTCGTCCTCAAGCCGGAGCCCGGCAACGCGCAGGAGCTCTACCTGGGGAGCCTGCGGGTGCTCGGCATCGACATCCGGGCGCACGACGTGCGGTTCGTCGAGGACAACTGGGCCTCTCCCGCGCTGGGTGCCTGGGGCCTCGGCTGGGAAGTGTGGCTGGACGGCCTGGAGATCACCCAGTTCACGTACTTCCAGCAGGCCGGCGGGATGACGCTGGACCCGGTCTCGGTGGAGATCACCTACGGCGTCGAGCGGATCATCATGGCGCTCCAGGGCGTCTCCCACTTCAAGGACATCGCGTACGCGCCCGGCATCTCCTACGGCGAGGCGTTCGGCCAGGCCGAGTACGAGATGAGCCGCTACTACCTGGACGACGCGGACATCGCGGCCAACCGCGAGCTGTTCACCGCGTACGCCGCCGAGGCGGACCGGCTGGTCGCCGCAGGACTGCCGGTGCCCGCGCACACCTTCGTGCTCAAGTGCTCGCACACCTTCAACGTGCTCGATGCCCGGGGGGCGATCTCCACCACCGAGCGGGCCCGGGCCTTCGCCCGGATGCGGACCCTGACCCGGCAGATCGCCGAGCTGTGGGTGCGGCGCCGCGAGGAACTGGCGTACCCGCTGCTCCCCGCGGAGGTGCCCGCCGCGGCGGAAACGCGGCCGGCGCCGGTGACGTACCCGGAGACCGGCGCACCGGCCCCGCTGGCCTTCGAGATCGGCACCGAGGAGATGCCGCCGCACGAGGTGACCAGGACCGTGGCCGCGGTGCGCGAGCAACTCACCGCGCGGCTGGGGGAGTCGCGGTTGGAGCACGGGGAGATCACCGTGGTGGGCTCGCCCCGGCGGGTGGTCGCCACCGTGCTCGGCGTCGCCCCGCGCGAGCCGGACTACGAGCGGACGGAGCGCGGGCCGCGGGTCACCGGGGCCTTCGACGCGGACGGCGCCCCGACCAGGGCGGCGCTCGGGTTCGCCGCGTCCAAGGGGATCGACGTCCAGGACCTCCAGCGGGTGACGGCCGGTGGCGTCGAGTACGTCGGCGTGGTCCGTCAGGTCGCGGGGCGCCCGGCCACCGAGGTGCTGGCCGGGATCCTGCCGGGGATCGTGACCGGTCTGCGGGCCGAGAAGAACATGCGCTGGGGCGTGGCGGGGCTGACGTTCACCCGGCCGGTCCGCCGGCTGCTGGCGCTGCTCGGCGAGGAGGTGGTGCCCTTCACCGTCGCCACCCTGACCGCCGGCCGCACCACCGCGGTGCACCGCACCGCCGATCAGCCCGTCGTGGAGATCCCGTCCGCGGCCGGCTACCTGGACACGCTGGCCGCCCACGGGATCATCGCGGACGCGGACCGGCGCCGGGAGATCATCACCGGTACGGCGGTGGAACTCGCCGCGTCCGCCGGCGGCCGGATCGACCCGGAGCACGAGCGGGCACTGATCGACGAGATCACCAACCTCGTGGAGCAGCCCACGCCGATCCTCGGCGGCTTCGATCCGAAGTACCTCGACCTGCCGGCCGGCGTCCTCACCACGGTGATGAAGAAGCACCAGCGGTATCTGCCGGTCCGCGACGGCGACGGCCGGCTGCTGCCGTACTTCGTCACGGTCGCCAACGGGGACTGCGACCAGGACGCGGTCCGGCGCGGCAACGAGGCGGTGCTGCGGGCTCGGTACGAGGACGCGGGGTTCTTCTGGCGGCAGGATCTGGGGACCCCGCTCGACACGATGCGGGAGAGCCTGGCCCGGCTGACGTTCGAGACGCGGCTCGGCTCGGTCGCCGACCGCGCGGAGCGGATCGCGGCGGTCGCAACCGAGCTGGCCGACCGGATCGGGCTGGACGAGGACGAGCGGGAGACGCTGGCCAGGGCCGCGCGGCTGGCCAAGTTCGACCTGGGCTCCGCGATGGTGATCGAGCTGTCGAGCCTGGCGGGGGTGATGGCCCGCGAGTACGCGCTGCGGGCCGGTGAGCCGGAGGGGGTGGCGCAGGCGCTCTACGAGATGGAGCTGCCGCGCCAGGCCGGTGACGCGCTGCCGGAGTCCCTGCCCGGGGCGGTGCTGGCGCTGGCCGACCGCTTCGACCTGCTGGCCGGGCTCTTCGCCATCGGGTCGGCGCCCACCGGCAGTTCGGACCCGTTCGGCCTGCGGCGGGCCGCGCTCGGCGTGGTCAACATCCTGCGGGCCCATGAGCGGCTCGCCCCGGTGACGATCAGCGCCGGGCTGGCGGTCGCGGCCGGCCACGAACCGGTGGTGCCGGACGACGCGGTCCTGGCCGAGGCGCTGGACTTCACGGTGCGGCGGTTCGGGCAGCAGATGCTGGAGCGGGGGTACGCGGTGGCCGAGGTGCGCGCGGTGATGCCGCTCGCGTCGAGTCCGGCGCGGGCGGAGAAGAGCCTGGGGCAGCTCGGTGAGCTGCTCAAGGACCCGGGCTTTCAGCGGCTGGCCGCGGCGTTGCAGCGGGTGCGGCGGATCGTGCCGGCGGGGACGGAGGCGCGGTACGACCCGGCGCTTTTCGACGCAGCGGCGGAGCGGGGGCTGGCGGATGCGGTGGAGAAGGTGAGGGTTGCGGGGGGTGCGGGTGCGGGGGATCTCCGGCGGTTCGCGGCGGAGGCGGCGCCGCTGGCCGCGGCGGTTGACGCGTTCTTCGAGGGGGTGCTGGTGATGGCGGATGACGCGGGGGTGCGGGGGAATCGGCTGGGGTTGCTGGCGCGGGTGAACGAGACGGCGGCGGGGGTGCTGGGGTGGGGGGAGCTCACGGGGTAG
- a CDS encoding ABC transporter ATP-binding protein, with the protein MAAKARADALLRLRKVSRSYGPRKALLPLDLDLGKGRCTALFGHNGSGKSTLLRIASGRDVPTTGEALFAGRPMSEDDPEVRARVAVVGDTVACYPDLTVREHLELVTVAHAVDDAAAWIDQVLADRRLADHAGALPSALSSGQMQSLLLAAALVRPRDLMVLDEPEQRLDPDARQRLAELLITEKEDGVAVLLATHQAELAEAVADHMIALEDGRVIAQGPPAAVLQQLGVRA; encoded by the coding sequence ATGGCAGCGAAAGCCCGCGCGGACGCGCTGTTGCGGCTCCGCAAGGTCAGCCGCAGTTACGGCCCGCGCAAAGCCCTCCTCCCGCTCGACCTCGATCTGGGCAAAGGGCGGTGCACCGCGCTCTTCGGTCACAACGGGTCCGGGAAGTCCACGCTGCTGCGGATCGCGAGCGGGCGGGACGTGCCGACGACCGGGGAGGCCCTCTTCGCCGGGCGCCCGATGAGCGAGGACGACCCCGAGGTACGCGCGCGGGTCGCGGTCGTCGGGGACACCGTCGCCTGCTACCCGGACCTGACGGTGCGGGAGCACCTGGAGCTGGTCACCGTCGCCCACGCGGTGGACGACGCCGCCGCGTGGATCGACCAGGTGCTGGCCGACCGCCGCCTCGCCGATCACGCCGGCGCGCTGCCCAGCGCGCTCTCCTCCGGCCAGATGCAGTCCCTGCTGCTCGCCGCCGCGCTCGTCCGCCCCCGGGACCTGATGGTGCTGGACGAGCCGGAGCAGCGGCTCGACCCGGACGCCCGGCAGCGCCTCGCCGAACTGCTGATCACCGAGAAGGAGGACGGCGTCGCGGTCCTGCTCGCCACCCACCAGGCCGAACTCGCCGAAGCCGTGGCCGATCACATGATCGCCCTGGAGGACGGCCGGGTGATCGCCCAGGGCCCGCCCGCGGCCGTACTGCAGCAGCTCGGCGTACGGGCGTGA
- the rpsS gene encoding 30S ribosomal protein S19 has protein sequence MPRSLKKGPFVDDHLSKKVDVQNEAGTKNVIKTWSRRSMITPAMLGHTIAVHDGRKHVPVFVTESMVGHKLGEFAPTRTFRGHEKDDRKSRRR, from the coding sequence ATGCCGCGCAGTCTCAAGAAGGGGCCCTTCGTCGACGACCACCTGAGCAAGAAGGTGGACGTACAGAACGAAGCCGGCACCAAGAACGTCATCAAGACCTGGTCCCGCCGCTCGATGATCACTCCGGCCATGCTCGGCCACACGATCGCGGTGCACGACGGCCGTAAGCACGTCCCGGTGTTTGTCACTGAGTCGATGGTCGGCCACAAGCTCGGCGAGTTCGCGCCGACCCGCACCTTCCGCGGCCACGAGAAGGACGACCGCAAGTCGCGTCGTCGCTGA